CCAGAAACCAATCTAGAGTGGGGTTTATTTTAGCCACGTGATTAGTGGGCACAGAAACTGGAAGATGTTCCCTTCCAAATGAAGTCTCAAACATGAATTATGGCATTAGAAGATTTCCACTTGGTTGTTctaaaactgccaaaaaaaaccaaaagaggGTTGAATGGTGATCTAACAATTAACCCTAAGTGGGCCGCAGATGACCCTCTGGGTGCTATGAGGTTAATTCCAGCTACTTTAAAAGTTAAACCATCAGGACCTAAATCATCCAGATGTTGCAGGTGTTTTTAATGAGACTAAAAGAGGCTCTTGTGTTTGACCTCTCAGAGATTTCCGCCCCCATCATCTTGGACACCTACAGAGTGATCGCAGACTTCGAAAAGACATCCAAACACGAGATCACTCTGCACACTGATGACCTGGTGGAAATCGTGGAGAAAAATGAGAACGGTGAGAAAATAACTGAATCGTTTAGGGTTTGGTTACTGTTTTGATTTggtgttttttgcagtttttcctcCTTCAGCATTTCTTAATTTCTACCCTTCCAAGTGTCTTCCGAGTGTTCCTCATTCATGCCTCTGTTTtacccacttcctgttttatttgacttttcactcactttcactGTGTGTTTCGGGGGTTTTATGccctgtctttgtcttttccttcttgttgtcatggtcctgagtttcttttgtgtagctttcttttgttatatttttcaggttgtgtttcttatagtttagtttctcagtttgttgtttgagtgtgctGTTTTCCtcgttgtttgtttgtgtaatgTTCcgtttgtcaagttttctgtgtttagtctGCGTGTGTtatgttggtcacttcctgttttattttgtagtctCATGCTCCTTGTGTTCAGTTtacttcccctgtgttattaggttcatttgtttcacctgttgttcccagttgtttccactctccctgatttcctcgtgtgtatttaagtccttaGTTTTCTTCTGTACTTTGTTCGAGTCCTCGTCTTGTCTGTGGCAACAGCTGTGTGATTTGGTCCATGTTTTCgagtcttttgtttgtttgtttgtttgtttgttttgtgtgtgtgtgtgtgtgtgtgtgttgtgggcgTTGTGGGCGTTGTGGGCTCCCCATCTGCCTATTTTGTGTTTGAACCTTTTTCTAAATAAATCTGCACGCCGAATCAGCTCTCGCCTGCGTCCTGTTTAGAGGTCCTTCCTGCCTCGCCTGCACCAGCTGTGACACTTGTTACATTAGTTGCACTCTTATTTGAGccttgtgtatttatagtcTTTGTTCCCTTGTTAACGTTCACCTTCCTGTATTCCTCTTCGGTTTTCAGTGCCACATCACTCAGTAATTCTCAGCTGAGGGATTTTATTCTGTAAGTCTGGATCTTACAGCCTTCAtcttttcctgcattttttctGTAAGCCAGactgttgcttttctttttcttgttcagCTCTCATCGGCCTAAAATtagcacttgtttttttttttttgtttgttagttaGTCCCTTCTCTTGAGtgtttaattatattttatacacaTACAAGCCGGTTGTTATACATGTTTTGAGTTCTAGCCTACAGAAATATTGTTTGCTTTCTTCTGGTCAGCATTATGGAAGCTTGCAAATGGCACCACCCAGTTCTTGTGAACAGCAGTGACATCATTTCCTGGGCGTGCTGTGTCTGTAGCAAATGACCATATAAAGAAGTCACTGTGCAGGGCTGATTATCTCACTGCAAAATTAGAGAAAAGCTTTTGACTCTCAGGGATTACTCATCCGTATGCTGACCTCATGATTTATTAATATCAGCAAAAAGaacataaacaataaaataggTCTACTTCTACAAAAACTTAAAACAGCATAGTACAGAGTTTATAACAAATGTATAGATTTCCTGTAAGATATTAAATTATAATGTTCATTTAGGAGAAATGAAAGGACACAGATACAcgagctgtttgtttgttttttactcttCAGTGATGATAAATTAATTCTCCGAGAACAGGAAGTTGGTGTCACAGTGTGAAACACTGTTAGTCAAGTTTTATGGTGACAGAGATGATGCTGATTAGTCTGAAAAAAAGGAGCTGGGGGATGGAGGaggggttgcaaagcagcttgcagaggcAGAAGTAATGGCagacaaagaaaatcaaatgtgagctgcttttattttactCAAGAGACTCTGAAATTGTTTTGTGTGCTGGCACTTCTTCCTGGTTTCAAGCGAGTTAAACAAAATTGTGATGTTAACTGTTTTCAACTGAAGCTGTTCACAGGACTTTAATATTGATCAGTGTTGACTTAATCATaagtatttaaataaagtaaagaaaaaaaattactaaattAATGATTTAACCAAACTGTCCCAAAGACATTCTCTCCTCAACCCCTCTTTGCAGTGATATGTTTTAAGTTATGCTGAATTGACATTAAACTGGCTCtttatgtaaatgtttttcatgCCAAACTTTTTATTGTCCTCAAagtaagaaaatgaagaaatgaaacGAACTGGTAGTCATAGTACTTAAACAGCAATTACAGATCAGTAGGAAAGTTCCTTTTCTTCATTATACATGCATACATTTACTTTTCAATGTAGTACTTTTACTTTCAGCAGCATATTTCTACAGCAGTTATATTAGTACTTCAGCAAGGCATCTAAATACTACCTTTACCACTTTACTTCAACTCTTTCATCCTTAAACGTTTCtaaataattttaaagttaCGTCACTTTGGCCCAGAATGACCAGTATTTACCACACACCGTGTTGAAAAGGTCTGAAAAGGGAAGCTGgtgtggaagtgccttaaatgtgcattttttctaatggccagcagggggcaactaaTGAACTGTGTATAGAAGTCTACAAAAAAATGACCCCAGTCCTCACTTCatctatgacctcagtaaacacttagCTGAATACTTTATGGTCTCCTTGACTAGTTTCAAGCCTTACTGAGTGAAACACATTATTCCTGCCATTGTTGTGTTCAGGTTGGTGGTTCTGTCAGTGTGAATCAAAGCGAGGCTGGATTCCTGCGTCCTACCTGGAACCTCTGGATGGACCGGATGAGGTTGAGGATGCTGACCCCAACTATGAAGGCAAAGagtgatgtttttaatttacagatGTGAGTAATGTGTGCATCCTTTCTTTAAGATATTTGTGTTTATATAAAGCGCTGTGTGTTCTCGCAGGAGAGGAGTACATCACCATTCAGGCCTACAAGGCAGAGCAGGAGGATGAGATTTCTCTGGTGGTCGGTGAAACTGTTGAAGTCATTCACAAACTTCTGGATGGCTGGTGGGTTGTCAGGTGTGTCCATCACTTCAGTGAATGTTCAATACATTTAACAGAGACTTCTTGatgtgctcatttccagctccatatttttagtcTTCAGCTCTAAGTAAAGCAGCTTTGCATAAGTCACAGTTCACAGTaatccttctttctctcttcctgggccttggtgcagcccctcagtttatCATCTGTCTGAAATAAACTGCTATAGAGCCTCCTTCTTGAAGCctacttctgattggctgcccctcctaAAAGGACAGCTTAAAGCCACAGCTATGTGCCTGACATGACCACATTACGGATATAAAAGAATAGAGAAAGCTTCCTGAAGCTGACCTCATCATTTgaaattttggtcatttttaatatgaactagctgtggggttttttttaataccagcTTTGGGGGTATTCATGTTGGCTTTACTTATTTTTAAGCtgactttagttttttttaaatttttttatgtattactTTTCTAATGTGAGGAGCTGAACTCACAAACCATGTTATTTATGTGTAATTATAATATTTCTCTAAATATTATAATGCTGTAGTGGTGTAAAGTAAGAAAAAACTGGGATTAAATCTTGCTCCACACTGAGGCCACATTTCTAAAGTTCATTAAAGCTTTTTCATCTTCTTAAACTGGTATTTTGTACAGGAAAGGAGATGAGAATGGATACTTCCCCTCCATGTTCCTGTCAAAGGCCGGAAAGAGACAGAGCTCAAACCTGGGTCAGCAGAAACCGCCACCTCGCAGGTCTGTTCATACTTGACTTTGAAGCATGTAATTGAGCTGGTTTCTGTGTGCCGGGTATCCATTTGCTTCTCTGTTCTCACTGgtgttttattctgaaatgtCAGATTAAAGGGAAGTGAGCTGTGTGAAACCTCAGGTCATAatttcatttctctttctcactttaCAAACCCTTTATGATGCTCTTAAATTTAGAAATTCCTGGAATGTCTCTTGCCTTTGTGAGGCAAGAGaagttttgtgtgtttacagtttACAAGATGCACAGATTCCTGTCACTGATGGGCTTTGGTCACCCCCAGATGCCCATAATGAGCAGAATGAAAACTCTGCCAATAAGTTTCCAAAGGGGATTAAAGGATTCAGTGTTGGATTAAGGTTGGATAAAGTGCTAAAATAAGGGATGAATTAATCCAGGGGTTCTTGAACATTTTGAGGCCAGGGACCACTTACTGGTCAACAGATTTTCCAAGGATCCCAGATTTGACACTTTACTAACATTTTTCTAACCAAGAGTTTCTGTTGACCCAAAGCTAACAGGAGGAATTAAGCACTGAGACTATCACCTCGACTTTTTGGATTTAGATTGAAGCTCTTCCAAAAATTTTGCAAACCCACCATCTCTACTTACCAGAACCCCTCTGCGTGTCCTTTATCTCCCTCAGGTCCACCATCAGAAATGCCAAGAGCATCCATAACAAGTCTCGCCAGCGACTCAGCCAGGACACCTACCGCCGGAACAGCCGCCGGTACCTCCAGCAGAAAGGCAACCGCCTCAGCGAACCGAGGAAGAACTCCATGAACGCAGAAAAGTCACCActgaaggagaggaagaacCAGGGTAATGACCACATCTCTACCAGGGTCTTAGAAAGTCTTAAAAGCAATTAGTTGAATCAAAAATAAAGATTGTTttggaataaaaacattttacatttgtcTTTTCAAAAATGCTAAGACATCATAAGTCtttttttcactgcaatttaaaatcaaattaaaaataaaaatgaacatctttttttcttcagtttttttaaatacataatttACCAGTGCCCTCATTGGGGGGATGCTCAAAACAAATGTGCTGCCTGAAAGTGAAAGCTTTTGTGACATGGCTGAAACTAATGTGGGGCAATGGAAATCAATGAGgtgaaaaagtataaaaatgttcCCAGACCCTGAAATTTTCCACACATTATGTGCTTTCCTTACAGGACAATCTCCACTAGCCCCCTTTGCTGTTAAGGCAGGAGCTCCCTGAATGCATCACCTTCAGGCAGTCCGTGTATAAAAATAGACTAAAGCCAAACTGAGAGAGTTATTCCACTTCCTGGTAATCCCCATGTGCAGAAATATGCCAGATTCCAGAAGCCCAGATAAATGATtatgtcaggaagggcatcaggCATAAAATCAGAATGAATACAGATCAAAAGTAGATCAAATGATTCCATACTGGATCGGTTAAGACCCCGAAGggggcagatgatccactgtggtgaccactaATGGGAGAAGAAGAATAAATTCAAACATGTACAGCGTTCTTTGTCAGAACCAGTTTGAATGTTGGACCATTAAAGTAAACATTAGAACTTTCTGGTCCCTTCAAAGACCTGTTTGGGGGTTAGGTTAGGAGGCTTGTTTTAGGGTTGAATTACATTCAGCATAAAGGTTTGGTATTTAGTTGTGGTGGTTAAAACTTGGGTCAGGTGGCTTTAATATGCATTAATCTGAATTAATGATCTCACAAAGATAGCCATTCAAACCTGCCCCTCCCCCTGCACAGAGTTTGACTTCAGATTTACCACTTCATTTACTCAGAGCTCCAGAAACACACCTGCCAAGCTCCAAGTGGATCAGGTGAACTGTTCTTGAGATACAAAGATTTCTCACTTTTATTGGGCATCTCAACCAAACCACGAAAACCAAACAACTGGTGACCTCACATCCTCAGTTTTGGTTGTT
The window above is part of the Archocentrus centrarchus isolate MPI-CPG fArcCen1 chromosome 14, fArcCen1, whole genome shotgun sequence genome. Proteins encoded here:
- the ncf1 gene encoding neutrophil cytosol factor 1, which encodes MEDIYVRHVELLGYEKRFFPSQHYVYMLMVKWSDLSEKLIYRTYPEIYTFHKSLKDMFPIESGQIETRDRIIPSLPAPRWLWDSEKSRETRKSTLAEYCQTLINLPPHISRCKHLSSFLKVRPEDENPPAPNTLKRAETFVVSRDQARGVASEISAPIILDTYRVIADFEKTSKHEITLHTDDLVEIVEKNENGWWFCQCESKRGWIPASYLEPLDGPDEVEDADPNYEGEEYITIQAYKAEQEDEISLVVGETVEVIHKLLDGWWVVRKGDENGYFPSMFLSKAGKRQSSNLGQQKPPPRRSTIRNAKSIHNKSRQRLSQDTYRRNSRRYLQQKGNRLSEPRKNSMNAEKSPLKERKNQDNIPEMSDSSSESELKKEVPVIPPRPSPELILERCTDNTRKKVSIHKSHSSSSS